Within Quadrisphaera sp. DSM 44207, the genomic segment CGGCGTCGGCGCAGGCCGCCACGTGCTTGACGGCGCCGTACAGGCCGTCCCGGTCGGTCAGGGCCAGGACGTCGAGGCCGAGGTCGGCGGCGCGGGCCACCAGCGCGCGCGGCGAGCTGGTGCCGTGGCGCAGGGAGGCGCCGGAGGCCACGTGCAGGTGCGGGAACGGCTGGACCACCGCGGGACCCCCTGGGCCGGCCGGGGTCCGCGCGCTGGGCGCCGCCCCCGGGCTGCGACGGGCCAGGGGGAAGGGCAGCCCGCGTCGAACGGGTGTTCGACGCGGGTGACGCTACACCCCGGCCCCGTCCGCCCGCGCACCCGGCGACGCGCCGGGGTCCCTCGTCCGGCCGATCCCCGTCCTCGGGCGCGAGGCGCGCCGAGTCGGACGAACGGGCCCTTCCGCGCCGTCCACGGGGCCCCGTTCGTCCGACTCGGCGAGGACGACGCCCAGCGCGGTGACCTCCACCACGGTGACCTCCACCACGGTGATCTCCACCACGGCCCGACCTGGGGGACGGGCGCCGCGGCGCGCGGCGCAGCAGACTGGACGGCGACCGAGCCGACGCCCGCAGCACCCCGGAGGAGACCGTGCCGAAGACAGCCGCGCTCATCGGAGCGGCCCTCGTGGCCGTGGGGCTGTGGGCCTACCTGAGCTCGATGCCGGGCGCGAGCCCGACCGCGCTCATCCCGGCCGTGATCGGCGCGGTCCTCGTGGTGTGCGGGGTCGTCGGGCGCCGCGAGGGGACGGCGGCGCACCGGCACGCGATGCACGCCGCCGCGGGCGTGGCCCTGCTGGGGTTCCTGGGCTCCGTCGGCCAGCTCGCCGCGAGCCCGGCGGCCGGCTCGGAGAACGCCGGGACGGCGCGCGTGGCAGGCCTGCTCAACCTCCTGCTGTGCGCGGCCTTCGTCGCGCTCGCGGTGCGCGCCTTCACCTCGGTGCGCCGCGAGCGGCGGCGCACCGGCGCCGTCCGCTAGGCGCGGCGCGCCGCGAGGCGCCCGGTTCAGTCGAGGACCGCGGTGGCCTCGACCTCCACCAGGAGGCCGGGCTCCTCCTCGACGAACAGGGGCATCTTCTCGGGGGCCCAGTCGACGAGGTAGACGGTCAGCTTCACCACGTCGTCGAAGGAGGCGCCGACCTCGGCCAGGGCGGTGCCGACGTCGAGGTAGCACTGCTCGACCTGAGCGGCGAGGTCGCCCTCGCCGACCCTGCTCCCGTCGGCGTCGACGGCGACCTGGCCGGCGAGGAACACCAGCCTCGACCCGGTGGCGACCGACACCTGCCGGTAGAGGTCGACCGTGGGCAGTCCTGCGGGGTCGACCAGGGTGACGGCCATGGTGGTTCCTCCTCGTGAGGGCCTGGAGGTCCGGGGACCGGCGTGTCGACCATGGCCGTCTACACCCACTTCGGCGGCATGGACGGCGTGTGGAGGGCCCTGCGGCAGGAGGGCTTCACCCGCCTGGCGGCCCGGTTCACGACCGTGCCGACGTCCGAGGACCCGGTGCGGGACCTGACCGCCCTGGTCGCCGCCTACCTCGGCAACGCCCTGGACCACCCCGACCTGTACCGAGTCATGTTCGACGCCACCTTCGGCCTCGAGGACCTCGAGGCCGCCGACGCGACCCTGGGGCACCTGGTCCGAGCCGCGCGACGGGCCCAGGACGCCGGCCGCTTCCGCGCCGGCACCGACCCGCTGGAGCTGGCGATCCAGAGCTGGGCCCTCGGCCACGGAGTGGTCTCCCTGGTCGCCAACGGCCCGCTGCCGCGCCGGACGCTCGACCACGGCGCCGCTCTGCTGACCGCGCTGTTCACCAGCGCGGGGGACCAGCCCGACCGGTGCCGCGCCTCGGTCGAGCAGGGCTGGGGAGGACCGGTCCGGTCCGGCGAGGACGGCTGAGCGGGTTCGGCGAGCGGGCCGGCCGTCGGGGTGGTGCCCTTGGGGGAGCCTGCCAGCAGCGCCCGGGCACCGCGGTGGGTCAGGTCCGGCATGTCGAAGACCCTGCATGCCGGACCGCCCTCGACCTCCTGCCGCCGGCGCGGCCGCTCGAGGCGACGACGCCCCCGCGAGCAGGGACGATGCGCCCATGAGCGACGACCAGGGCCCGCCCGCCGACCAGGACGACCTCGCCACCCAGCTCGCGGACCTGGCCCGGACCCTGGAGCAGGAGGACGACGTCCAG encodes:
- a CDS encoding RidA family protein codes for the protein MAVTLVDPAGLPTVDLYRQVSVATGSRLVFLAGQVAVDADGSRVGEGDLAAQVEQCYLDVGTALAEVGASFDDVVKLTVYLVDWAPEKMPLFVEEEPGLLVEVEATAVLD